Proteins co-encoded in one Halodesulfovibrio sp. genomic window:
- the glpB gene encoding glycerol-3-phosphate dehydrogenase subunit GlpB codes for MSNLPVTERDLFVVGTGIAGMSAAVYAAKRGVSVCQAGSTGEIVFSSGLFDVMGVHPVAEKKLWDNPWEAMAAVAADMPNHPYAHVSREDVEKAYGELFDFLSEFGLEYRMVKDANSKVVTPIGTEKTTWAVPATMWAGVEAFKNNTPALLIDFEGLREFSAKQVATTLGDKWSNLKTMRLEFPDPSAMKPILTGTMAQSMEIKEVRESLYDLIKPHLSGVEAVGVPAILGIYTPGEILEEMEKELGVKVFELPTLPASVPGMRLKSLFEGRISTLGVDLKLQHRVFSVTPLEDGRYEVTLGVQAPTEKVIATGVVLATGRFLGGGLFANRHHIVETVMDLPVQQPADREEWHRTDLLDPRGHKVSSAGVEVDSSFRPVDENGKVVHERVYAVGSLLAHQDWMRMKCGTGIAVASSLRAVEAFVAQQ; via the coding sequence ATGAGCAACTTGCCAGTCACTGAACGTGATCTTTTTGTAGTAGGTACCGGCATTGCCGGTATGTCCGCTGCTGTGTATGCGGCAAAGCGCGGTGTGTCTGTTTGTCAGGCAGGCAGTACCGGCGAAATCGTATTCTCCAGCGGCTTGTTTGATGTAATGGGTGTTCATCCTGTAGCAGAAAAAAAACTGTGGGATAACCCTTGGGAAGCTATGGCAGCTGTTGCTGCTGATATGCCTAATCATCCTTACGCGCATGTGTCTCGTGAAGATGTTGAAAAAGCATATGGTGAACTGTTTGATTTCCTTTCCGAGTTCGGTCTTGAATACCGTATGGTGAAAGATGCAAACAGCAAAGTAGTTACCCCTATCGGTACAGAAAAAACTACATGGGCTGTTCCAGCTACCATGTGGGCAGGTGTGGAGGCGTTTAAAAACAACACACCTGCGTTGCTGATCGATTTTGAAGGACTTCGTGAATTTAGCGCAAAACAGGTTGCGACTACTCTTGGTGACAAGTGGTCTAACCTTAAAACAATGCGCCTTGAATTCCCAGACCCTTCTGCTATGAAGCCTATTTTGACAGGCACCATGGCACAGTCTATGGAAATCAAAGAAGTTCGTGAAAGCTTGTACGACCTTATTAAACCGCATCTTTCTGGTGTGGAAGCTGTAGGCGTACCAGCTATTCTTGGTATTTACACCCCTGGTGAAATCCTTGAAGAGATGGAAAAAGAGCTTGGCGTAAAAGTCTTCGAACTCCCGACTTTACCGGCTTCCGTGCCGGGTATGCGTTTAAAAAGCCTTTTTGAAGGAAGAATTAGTACCTTAGGTGTTGATTTAAAGCTACAACATAGGGTATTTTCTGTAACCCCACTCGAAGATGGTCGCTATGAAGTGACTCTCGGTGTGCAGGCTCCAACGGAAAAAGTGATTGCCACTGGCGTTGTGCTTGCTACCGGACGTTTCCTCGGGGGCGGACTGTTTGCTAACAGACATCACATTGTGGAGACTGTGATGGATCTGCCAGTACAGCAGCCTGCTGACCGTGAAGAGTGGCACCGTACCGATCTACTCGACCCGCGTGGACACAAAGTAAGTTCCGCAGGTGTAGAGGTCGATTCTTCATTCCGCCCAGTCGATGAAAATGGAAAAGTTGTACATGAGCGTGTATACGCTGTCGGCTCTCTGTTAGCTCATCAGGATTGGATGCGAATGAAATGTGGAACTGGCATTGCGGTTGCTAGTTCACTCCGTGCTGTTGAAGCATTTGTTGCCCAGCAGTAA